One genomic window of Campylobacter fetus subsp. fetus includes the following:
- the thiF gene encoding sulfur carrier protein ThiS adenylyltransferase ThiF, with protein sequence MKTIKINSITRQTNANNLNELRNELGISSDMLTIYKGFATNDNIALNDNDSVVFIKKGEMPPKEFLEEMMSSRNSPEINIALKSAKVGVAGLGGLGSNVAIALARVGVSYLKLVDFDTVDPSNLNRQQYFIKDIGRFKTEALSETLSLINPFVKVEFETIRLEETNVNEVFQKCDVVAECFDNPKSKAMIINSLTKKMIVAASGMAGYGRNEDIKTIKMANNLYVCGDLVSAASIGNGLMAPRVGICAMHQANKILEILIDKVKQNG encoded by the coding sequence ATGAAAACGATAAAAATTAATTCAATTACACGTCAAACTAACGCAAATAATTTAAATGAGTTACGGAACGAATTAGGTATTAGTAGCGATATGCTTACTATATATAAAGGTTTTGCTACAAATGACAATATAGCTTTAAATGATAATGATAGCGTTGTATTTATAAAAAAAGGAGAAATGCCTCCTAAAGAGTTTTTAGAAGAGATGATGAGTTCAAGAAACTCTCCTGAGATCAACATAGCTTTAAAAAGCGCAAAAGTAGGCGTAGCAGGACTTGGAGGACTTGGAAGTAACGTAGCAATAGCTTTAGCTAGAGTCGGAGTGAGCTACTTAAAATTAGTTGATTTTGATACTGTTGATCCTTCAAATTTAAATCGTCAGCAGTATTTTATAAAAGATATCGGACGTTTTAAAACTGAGGCTTTAAGTGAAACTTTAAGTCTTATAAATCCATTTGTAAAAGTTGAGTTTGAAACCATAAGACTTGAAGAGACAAATGTGAATGAAGTTTTTCAAAAGTGTGACGTAGTAGCTGAATGTTTTGATAATCCAAAGTCAAAAGCTATGATAATAAATTCTTTAACTAAAAAGATGATAGTAGCAGCTAGCGGAATGGCCGGATACGGTAGAAATGAAGATATAAAAACTATAAAAATGGCAAATAATCTCTATGTTTGCGGTGATTTAGTAAGTGCGGCTAGTATAGGAAATGGACTTATGGCGCCGCGAGTCGGAATATGCGCTATGCATCAAGCAAATAAAATATTAGAAATATTAATAGATAAGGTAAAACAAAATGGATGA
- the kcuS gene encoding KCU-star family selenoprotein: MALLAKLKKIWQAYKKLDEALYPLIGLQRYEKYLEHFNKTHPGKEPLSRAEFFKEAQDAKAKNVKC; the protein is encoded by the coding sequence ATGGCATTACTTGCTAAACTTAAAAAAATTTGGCAAGCTTATAAGAAATTAGATGAAGCCTTGTATCCTTTGATCGGGCTTCAAAGATATGAAAAATATCTGGAACATTTTAACAAAACTCACCCCGGGAAAGAACCTCTTTCTAGGGCTGAGTTTTTTAAAGAAGCTCAAGACGCTAAAGCCAAAAATGTTAAATGCTGA
- a CDS encoding Dps family protein, translating into MTNVVKQLNQIQADAHAFFIAFHDYHWNVKGLQFFSIHEYTEKAYEEMAELFDDVAERAIQIGGKAILKSEELVKLAHAPVMQKDSYTAIEVIEQLRVAYKHLVEEFKKLEAAAEKAGDTTTANIAQDHYGSYEKKIWMLNSTLA; encoded by the coding sequence ATGACAAATGTAGTTAAACAACTTAACCAAATTCAAGCAGACGCTCATGCGTTTTTCATTGCGTTTCATGACTATCATTGGAATGTAAAAGGTCTTCAATTTTTCTCAATTCACGAATATACTGAAAAAGCATATGAAGAGATGGCAGAGCTATTTGATGATGTAGCTGAAAGAGCTATACAAATAGGCGGGAAAGCTATTTTAAAATCTGAAGAGCTTGTAAAACTTGCTCATGCTCCGGTAATGCAAAAAGATAGCTATACTGCTATAGAAGTTATAGAACAATTAAGAGTAGCTTATAAACATCTTGTTGAAGAGTTCAAAAAGCTTGAAGCGGCAGCTGAAAAAGCCGGTGATACAACAACTGCAAATATCGCTCAAGATCATTACGGTTCATATGAGAAGAAAATTTGGATGCTTAATTCTACTTTAGCGTAA
- the galU gene encoding UTP--glucose-1-phosphate uridylyltransferase GalU: MIQTCLFPAAGYGTRFLPATKSLPKEMLPILTKPLIHYGVDEAREAGMKNMAFVTGRGKRALEDYFDISYELEHQIAGTKKEYLLTEIRDLMNSCSFSFTRQSSMKGLGDAIYTGRTLVGDEAFGVILADDLCINEDGENVLAQMAKIYEKYRCSIVAVMEVPKESISSYGVVNGKFIEDDLLMVNDMIEKPSPDEAPTNLAIIGRYILTPDIFEILESTKPGKNGEIQITDALLKQAQNGMVLAYKFKGRRFDCGSVSGFVEATNFFYESDNGSK; the protein is encoded by the coding sequence ATGATACAAACTTGCCTTTTTCCTGCTGCCGGTTATGGTACGAGATTTCTTCCAGCTACAAAAAGTTTGCCAAAAGAGATGCTTCCTATCCTTACTAAGCCTCTTATTCACTACGGAGTAGATGAAGCTAGAGAAGCCGGTATGAAAAATATGGCATTTGTCACCGGTCGAGGAAAAAGAGCTTTGGAGGATTATTTTGATATAAGTTATGAGCTTGAGCACCAAATAGCCGGGACTAAAAAAGAGTATCTTCTTACCGAGATAAGAGATCTTATGAATTCTTGTAGCTTTTCATTTACTCGTCAAAGTAGTATGAAAGGTCTAGGAGACGCGATATATACTGGTAGAACTTTAGTAGGAGATGAAGCTTTTGGTGTTATACTTGCCGATGATTTGTGTATAAACGAAGATGGTGAAAATGTTCTAGCTCAGATGGCGAAAATTTATGAAAAATACCGCTGTAGCATAGTAGCGGTTATGGAAGTTCCTAAAGAGAGTATCAGTAGTTATGGTGTTGTAAATGGCAAGTTTATAGAAGATGATCTTTTAATGGTAAATGATATGATAGAAAAACCAAGTCCAGATGAAGCCCCTACAAATCTTGCTATCATAGGCAGATATATACTTACGCCCGATATATTTGAGATATTAGAATCTACAAAACCGGGCAAAAACGGTGAAATTCAGATAACAGACGCGCTTTTAAAACAGGCTCAAAACGGTATGGTTTTAGCTTATAAATTTAAAGGAAGAAGATTTGATTGTGGTTCTGTTAGCGGATTTGTCGAAGCTACGAATTTCTTCTATGAGAGTGACAATGGTAGTAAATGA
- a CDS encoding glucose-6-phosphate isomerase produces the protein MVVNELKFPFKDMQNISSYARRMNEELNNDEIGYYHLPSFGEEISEKLALYRKNVNFNTVVLIGVGGSSLGVKALYEMLNLKTKLIFLDNLDPFYIENRLKDIEFDSSIFILSSKSGTTIEPISIYKYILDLYSPKNYKNFIIITDPQSPLEEYANLHNITVFNIPKNVGGRFSVLSAIGLVPLGLCGADTSSLLDGAVSCKKQFLEDDDSLILQKAYHYATHKSAKINVVFSYSERFHSFNDWYVQLWAESLGKKRGYKRMGLTPVGLIGSKDQHSFLQLIMEGIKDKTVTFLILKDHLSSICIPNLKLEYLDECDFVNEVSMSTLLNAQAKSTIQALLSENISIDTILVDRLDEWHSGWLIYYYELLTSATGLMLGVNTYDQPGVEASKRILKNLLSNN, from the coding sequence ATGGTAGTAAATGAGCTGAAGTTTCCATTTAAGGATATGCAAAATATCAGCTCATACGCAAGACGTATGAATGAAGAGCTAAATAACGATGAGATCGGCTATTATCATCTGCCTAGTTTTGGTGAGGAGATAAGCGAAAAACTTGCTTTGTATCGTAAAAATGTAAATTTCAACACGGTTGTGTTAATAGGAGTTGGCGGCAGCTCGCTTGGCGTGAAAGCACTTTATGAAATGCTAAATTTAAAAACTAAGCTTATATTTTTAGATAATCTTGATCCGTTTTATATAGAAAATAGATTAAAAGATATCGAGTTTGATAGCAGTATTTTTATCTTATCTAGCAAATCAGGCACGACTATAGAGCCAATTAGTATTTATAAGTATATTTTAGATCTCTATTCGCCAAAAAATTACAAAAATTTTATCATAATTACCGATCCCCAAAGCCCTCTTGAAGAGTACGCTAATTTACATAATATAACTGTTTTTAATATTCCAAAAAATGTTGGAGGACGCTTTAGCGTATTATCTGCTATAGGGCTTGTGCCGCTTGGATTATGTGGAGCAGATACGTCATCCTTGTTAGACGGTGCTGTTTCTTGTAAAAAGCAGTTTTTAGAAGATGATGATAGTTTAATTTTACAAAAAGCATATCACTATGCAACGCATAAAAGCGCTAAGATAAATGTAGTTTTTAGCTATAGTGAAAGATTTCATAGTTTTAATGATTGGTATGTACAGTTATGGGCTGAGAGTCTTGGTAAAAAGCGCGGTTATAAGCGAATGGGACTTACTCCGGTCGGACTTATAGGAAGTAAAGATCAACACTCGTTTTTGCAGCTTATAATGGAAGGAATAAAAGATAAAACAGTTACGTTTTTGATTTTAAAAGATCATTTAAGCAGCATTTGTATTCCAAATTTAAAACTTGAGTATTTAGATGAGTGCGACTTTGTAAATGAAGTGTCTATGAGTACGCTTTTAAATGCTCAAGCAAAATCTACCATTCAAGCTTTACTTAGTGAAAATATCAGCATAGATACGATTTTAGTAGATAGATTAGATGAGTGGCACTCTGGTTGGCTCATTTATTATTACGAGCTCCTTACAAGCGCTACTGGACTTATGCTCGGAGTAAATACTTATGATCAGCCTGGCGTTGAAGCCTCTAAAAGAATACTAAAAAATTTACTATCAAATAACTAA
- the thiH gene encoding 2-iminoacetate synthase ThiH, translating to MRDRTDHMRYLPHQEVISHDVMNKIFKEWEETKFENFTQDDVISAINANNKSIYDFKALLSPEAAPFLEDMAKEAMSIKERHFGKNIYLFTPLYIANHCDNNCVYCGFNVHNKIKRAQLEEDGIIRELENIAKSGLDEILILTGESQSKTPLSYISRACELAKRYFKVVGVEIYPLNSDEYAFLHKCGVDFVTVFQETYNPLKYEKIHLEGNKRIFPYRLNAQERALMGGMRGVAFAALLGIDDWRKDALSTGLHAYLLQAKYPHAEISISVPRLRPIINNKKINPKDVGERELLQVIVAYRLFLPFANITLSTRESAHFRDNAIKLGVTKVSAGVSVGIGEHGGKKDEQKGDSQFEISDGRDVEEMKRSIRKAGLTPVMSDYIYV from the coding sequence ATGAGAGATAGAACAGATCATATGCGTTATCTTCCTCATCAAGAGGTTATAAGCCATGATGTGATGAATAAGATATTTAAAGAGTGGGAAGAGACTAAATTTGAAAACTTTACTCAAGATGATGTTATAAGCGCTATTAATGCAAATAATAAAAGTATATATGACTTTAAGGCACTTTTAAGTCCTGAAGCAGCCCCCTTTTTAGAAGATATGGCAAAAGAAGCGATGAGTATCAAAGAGAGGCATTTTGGAAAAAATATCTATCTTTTTACACCTTTGTATATAGCAAATCATTGCGATAATAACTGTGTTTATTGCGGATTCAATGTACACAACAAGATAAAACGTGCGCAGCTTGAAGAAGATGGCATTATACGTGAGTTAGAAAACATCGCAAAAAGTGGATTAGACGAAATTCTTATACTTACAGGAGAGAGTCAAAGCAAAACTCCGCTTAGTTATATAAGTAGAGCTTGTGAGCTTGCAAAACGTTATTTTAAGGTAGTAGGAGTAGAAATTTATCCTCTAAATTCGGATGAATACGCATTTTTACACAAATGCGGCGTGGATTTTGTAACCGTATTTCAAGAGACTTATAATCCGCTAAAATATGAAAAAATCCATCTGGAGGGAAATAAACGCATTTTTCCATATCGTCTAAACGCTCAAGAAAGAGCACTTATGGGCGGTATGAGAGGGGTTGCTTTTGCCGCTCTTTTAGGTATAGATGACTGGAGAAAAGACGCTTTATCTACAGGGCTTCACGCTTATCTTTTGCAAGCAAAGTATCCTCATGCTGAGATTTCTATCTCAGTTCCTAGACTTAGACCTATTATAAACAATAAAAAGATTAATCCAAAAGACGTCGGCGAGAGAGAGCTTTTGCAAGTTATCGTTGCTTATCGTCTATTTTTACCGTTTGCAAATATCACTCTTAGCACTAGAGAAAGTGCGCATTTTAGGGATAACGCAATCAAACTTGGAGTAACAAAAGTTTCTGCCGGAGTTAGTGTTGGTATCGGTGAGCACGGTGGTAAAAAAGATGAGCAAAAAGGCGATTCTCAGTTTGAGATCAGCGACGGTAGAGATGTAGAAGAGATGAAAAGATCTATAAGAAAAGCCGGTTTAACGCCGGTTATGAGTGATTATATTTACGTATAA
- a CDS encoding YceI family protein: MTKRIFGSALCAMLLVGFANAANYDIDVTHSSTNFKIKHLSVSNVTGSFDKFSGIVDIENGIPKKIDAIINVDSINTSNTARDNHLKQADFFDIAKFPEMKFVMTEFKKDGDNEGKIIGNLTIKNVTKPVTLNYEFGGQSKNQKGIQIVGFSLEGKIKRSDFSFAPDTSTLTLGDEIKINIEVEAAAK; encoded by the coding sequence ATGACAAAGAGAATATTTGGATCTGCGTTGTGTGCAATGCTTTTAGTAGGTTTTGCAAACGCAGCAAACTACGATATAGATGTTACTCATTCAAGTACAAATTTCAAAATCAAACACCTAAGCGTGAGCAACGTAACAGGATCGTTTGACAAATTTAGCGGAATTGTTGATATAGAAAACGGTATACCAAAAAAGATAGATGCTATAATAAACGTTGATTCTATCAATACAAGCAACACCGCAAGAGATAACCATCTAAAACAAGCTGATTTTTTCGATATTGCTAAATTTCCTGAAATGAAATTTGTTATGACCGAATTTAAAAAAGATGGCGATAACGAAGGTAAAATTATAGGAAATTTAACTATAAAAAATGTAACAAAACCAGTAACTCTAAACTATGAATTTGGCGGACAAAGCAAAAATCAAAAAGGAATTCAAATCGTTGGATTTAGCCTTGAGGGCAAGATAAAAAGAAGCGATTTTAGCTTTGCTCCAGATACAAGCACATTAACTTTAGGAGATGAAATTAAGATAAATATAGAAGTAGAAGCTGCAGCAAAATAA
- a CDS encoding YigZ family protein, which translates to MFIVNQIYTGSKEIKKSNFISYLCPINEFETLHKKLKEDHPKAAHIVWAYRNYNKHFQIVENSSDDGEPKSSSGPPCLDVLRGANLINTGVFVVRYFGGVKLGVGGLVRAYSSSANLVINNANLIKFEAQDECLFFIPFALLARFNHYFEKHGVKDEKKEFVEQGSIYTFKFKKEDFEEFFKFAKDFEIDGFYFLAVPIFAKEII; encoded by the coding sequence ATGTTTATAGTAAATCAAATTTATACCGGCTCAAAAGAGATAAAAAAGTCAAATTTTATAAGCTATTTATGCCCTATAAATGAATTTGAAACTCTTCACAAAAAGCTAAAAGAAGATCATCCAAAAGCGGCTCACATAGTATGGGCGTACAGAAATTACAACAAACATTTTCAAATAGTAGAAAATTCCAGCGATGACGGTGAGCCAAAAAGCAGCTCCGGACCACCTTGTCTTGATGTGCTAAGAGGAGCAAACCTTATAAACACGGGAGTTTTTGTTGTACGGTATTTCGGAGGAGTAAAACTAGGAGTCGGCGGACTTGTACGAGCATACTCCAGCAGTGCAAATTTAGTGATAAATAACGCAAATTTGATCAAATTCGAAGCGCAAGATGAATGTCTGTTTTTTATACCGTTTGCCTTGTTGGCACGTTTTAATCATTACTTTGAAAAACACGGAGTAAAAGACGAAAAAAAGGAATTTGTAGAGCAAGGGTCTATTTATACTTTTAAATTTAAAAAAGAAGATTTTGAAGAGTTTTTTAAATTTGCAAAAGATTTTGAAATAGATGGATTTTACTTTCTTGCAGTGCCGATATTTGCCAAAGAAATTATCTAA
- a CDS encoding HIT domain-containing protein, protein MIYENELICIELEKSEIPWVKVFTKKEFKEISDVDDVTRKWLFEAALITEKTMLDFYCADKINWASFANYVPKVHIHVQARFKDDSFFPESMWGTKQRDGTKRDLNIEKFTNQLVLNLKNYNFIKK, encoded by the coding sequence ATGATATATGAAAATGAACTTATCTGCATTGAACTTGAAAAAAGCGAAATTCCTTGGGTAAAGGTATTTACAAAAAAAGAATTCAAAGAGATTAGCGATGTAGATGATGTGACTAGAAAATGGCTATTTGAAGCGGCTCTAATTACCGAAAAAACTATGCTTGATTTCTACTGCGCCGATAAAATAAATTGGGCAAGTTTTGCTAATTACGTTCCAAAAGTACATATCCACGTTCAAGCCAGATTCAAAGACGATAGCTTTTTTCCTGAGTCGATGTGGGGTACAAAACAAAGAGATGGTACGAAAAGGGATTTAAATATAGAAAAATTTACAAATCAACTCGTTTTAAATTTAAAAAATTATAACTTTATCAAAAAATAA
- a CDS encoding carbon starvation CstA family protein, protein MLKLYQKLLWLLVSVIGAWTFGVLALNRGESISAVWLVVASVCIYMIGYTFYGRFIAMKVLMLDDNRATPAYTLNDGRDYTPTNKYVLFGHHFAAIAGAGPLVGPVVAAQMGYLPSMIWLLVGVVLAGAVHDFVVLFLSVRRNGKSLGEMIKEELGAFTGGVAMVGIFFIMLIIVAILAMVVVKALAESPWGLFTIAMTIPIAIFMGIYMRFLRPGKVIEASIIGFIFLMFALLGGHYVAADPFWKDIFSLKGTTLAWLTIAYGFIAAILPVWFLLAPRDYLSTFLKIGVIVGMAIAILLVGPEIKMPAVTSFTDGTGPVFAGPLFPFLFITIACGAISGFHALISSGTTPKLVEKESQTLFIGYGSMLMESLVGVMALVSATILTPGLYFSINIGGLGTDVVAAAAKITELGFSVTPEEILALAKNVGEETMMSRTGGAPTFAVGLTLLFHELVGGVEAMPFWYHFAILFEALFILTAVDAGTRTGRFMVQDILGNVHKPIGDTKNWFWGIIATIICVTGWGYLLYSGVTDPMGGIFTLWPLFGAANQMLAGIALMLGTVVLFKMGKAKYSWVTIAPLVWVLITTMYAAYQKLLPANGERVHDAVSHIATAQNWAKKLETLTDPAAIAKAEAVIRNNIIDAVLCGFFMIVVVIVAIQTFRICFRIYKDGNDKAYPLGESEYKKASDYNGITC, encoded by the coding sequence ATTTTGAAGCTATATCAAAAACTGTTATGGCTGCTTGTATCTGTGATAGGTGCTTGGACATTTGGTGTTTTAGCACTAAACCGCGGAGAGAGCATAAGCGCTGTTTGGCTAGTTGTAGCTAGCGTTTGTATCTATATGATAGGTTATACTTTCTATGGTCGTTTTATCGCCATGAAAGTCCTAATGTTAGATGACAACCGCGCTACTCCTGCCTACACCCTAAATGACGGAAGAGACTATACTCCTACAAATAAATACGTTCTTTTCGGTCACCACTTTGCAGCCATTGCGGGTGCTGGTCCTCTTGTAGGTCCGGTAGTTGCTGCTCAAATGGGTTATTTACCAAGCATGATATGGCTTTTAGTCGGTGTCGTGCTAGCTGGAGCCGTTCATGACTTCGTTGTTCTTTTCTTATCTGTTCGCAGAAACGGAAAGAGCTTAGGAGAGATGATAAAAGAGGAGCTCGGAGCATTCACCGGCGGTGTAGCTATGGTGGGCATTTTCTTTATTATGCTAATTATCGTAGCTATACTTGCTATGGTCGTTGTAAAAGCCTTAGCTGAATCTCCATGGGGATTATTTACCATAGCTATGACGATTCCTATTGCTATTTTTATGGGAATTTATATGAGATTTTTACGTCCTGGTAAAGTTATAGAAGCTTCTATAATCGGATTTATATTTCTTATGTTTGCTCTATTAGGAGGTCACTACGTTGCTGCCGATCCGTTTTGGAAGGATATATTTTCACTAAAAGGCACAACATTAGCATGGCTTACTATAGCTTATGGATTTATAGCCGCTATTTTACCTGTTTGGTTTTTACTAGCTCCAAGAGACTACTTAAGTACATTTTTAAAAATAGGCGTAATAGTCGGTATGGCTATAGCTATATTGCTTGTCGGACCTGAAATTAAAATGCCTGCAGTTACTTCATTTACAGACGGTACTGGTCCTGTATTTGCCGGCCCTCTTTTCCCGTTCTTATTTATTACTATAGCCTGTGGCGCTATATCTGGATTTCATGCTCTTATATCAAGCGGTACAACTCCGAAATTGGTAGAAAAAGAGAGTCAAACACTATTTATAGGTTATGGTTCTATGCTTATGGAAAGCCTTGTTGGAGTTATGGCACTAGTTTCAGCTACTATACTAACTCCTGGGCTTTACTTCTCTATAAATATAGGAGGCCTAGGCACTGACGTGGTAGCCGCAGCTGCTAAGATAACAGAGCTTGGCTTTAGCGTAACCCCTGAAGAGATCTTAGCACTAGCAAAAAATGTAGGTGAAGAGACTATGATGAGCAGAACAGGTGGTGCCCCTACATTTGCAGTAGGTCTTACTTTGCTTTTCCATGAGCTTGTAGGCGGAGTAGAAGCTATGCCGTTTTGGTATCACTTTGCGATATTATTTGAGGCACTATTTATATTAACCGCGGTTGATGCCGGTACTAGAACAGGACGATTTATGGTACAAGATATACTAGGTAACGTTCATAAACCAATAGGTGATACAAAAAACTGGTTTTGGGGTATTATAGCTACTATAATATGCGTTACTGGCTGGGGATACCTACTATATAGCGGTGTTACTGACCCTATGGGAGGTATATTCACACTTTGGCCTCTATTTGGCGCGGCAAATCAAATGCTAGCCGGCATCGCTCTTATGCTTGGAACCGTAGTATTATTTAAAATGGGAAAAGCAAAATACTCATGGGTTACTATAGCTCCTCTTGTTTGGGTGCTTATAACTACAATGTATGCAGCATATCAAAAACTTCTTCCGGCAAATGGAGAGAGAGTTCATGACGCCGTAAGTCACATAGCTACTGCTCAAAACTGGGCGAAAAAACTAGAAACTCTAACCGATCCAGCAGCCATAGCTAAAGCTGAAGCCGTTATTAGAAATAATATAATTGACGCTGTGCTTTGTGGATTTTTTATGATAGTTGTCGTTATTGTAGCTATACAAACATTTAGAATTTGCTTTAGAATTTACAAAGATGGTAATGATAAAGCTTATCCACTTGGTGAAAGCGAATACAAAAAAGCGAGCGATTACAATGGCATTACTTGCTAA
- a CDS encoding thiazole synthase: MDELVLGGVSFSSRFIMGSGKFDPELISACVEDAKAQIVTLALRRVNKDKDSITEFIPKNVTLLPNTSGARNADEALRIARLSRELGCGNFIKVEVIRDSKYLFPDNYETIKATEKLANEGFIVLPYMYPDLTCARDLVNAGASAVMPLAAPIGSNKGLINRDIIQILIDEIDIPIIVDAGIGRPSEACAAMEMGCAAIMVNTAIATSKDIRAMAKAFCEAIIAGRTAYKAGLGRVKNIASASSPLTGFLGEN, translated from the coding sequence ATGGATGAGCTTGTTTTAGGTGGAGTTAGTTTTAGCTCAAGATTTATTATGGGCTCTGGTAAATTTGATCCAGAGTTGATAAGTGCTTGTGTAGAAGACGCTAAAGCGCAAATAGTAACTCTTGCTTTAAGAAGAGTAAATAAAGACAAAGATAGTATAACCGAATTTATACCAAAAAATGTAACTCTCTTACCAAATACAAGCGGTGCCAGAAATGCCGATGAAGCGCTGCGCATAGCAAGACTTAGTCGTGAGTTGGGCTGCGGAAATTTTATAAAAGTAGAAGTCATTCGAGATAGTAAATATCTATTTCCCGATAATTACGAAACTATAAAAGCTACCGAAAAACTTGCAAATGAAGGCTTTATAGTGTTGCCATATATGTATCCAGACTTAACTTGCGCTAGAGATTTAGTAAATGCTGGAGCAAGTGCCGTTATGCCTTTAGCCGCTCCGATCGGTTCTAATAAAGGACTTATAAACCGAGATATTATTCAAATTTTGATTGACGAGATAGATATTCCTATTATAGTTGATGCGGGTATAGGCCGTCCTAGCGAGGCATGCGCTGCTATGGAGATGGGTTGTGCTGCTATTATGGTAAATACCGCTATTGCTACTTCAAAAGATATAAGAGCTATGGCAAAAGCGTTTTGCGAAGCGATAATTGCCGGAAGAACTGCTTATAAAGCCGGACTTGGTAGGGTAAAAAATATAGCAAGCGCTAGTTCGCCTTTAACTGGATTTTTAGGCGAAAATTAA
- the thiS gene encoding sulfur carrier protein ThiS has product MKIKINSNIIDIDENLSLKKWLETNGYNLDRIAIECDGEIISKSVWNEFILRENVSLEIVEFVGGG; this is encoded by the coding sequence ATGAAGATAAAAATTAACTCAAATATCATAGATATAGATGAAAACCTTAGTCTAAAAAAGTGGTTAGAGACAAATGGCTATAATTTAGATAGAATCGCTATAGAATGTGATGGAGAGATCATTTCAAAAAGTGTTTGGAATGAGTTTATATTAAGAGAAAATGTAAGCTTGGAGATAGTTGAATTTGTAGGTGGAGGATAA